The nucleotide sequence CCACCTCGGCGATGATGTCGTAAGGCCCCATGATTATGTCCAGTTTTTTGACCTCCGGCATTGCCAGTAAACTTCTAGCCACCTCGGCGGTTTTACCTATCTGAGTATTTATGAGAATGTAAGCTCGAAGGGACATAAAGAACCTCCTTTGCGAGGAATTGTTTTGAATTCTACCAGAAAAAATTACCCAACAGAAGGAGAATGGCTAGACCAAGAAGAGGCGAGGCTTTCAGGAGCTGGCGAGGGGTTAAGGGTTCGAGAGGAGGAACTTTCGGGGAAGAAAAACCCCGGGCGTACATAGCCAGGAGTACCTTTTCGGTATCCTCGTAGGCGCGAAGGAAAAGAAGGGCGTAGAGACGGGCCTTAATCTCGTAGGTGCGTCGATTGGTTCCCTCTCGGAACCCTCTGGCCTGCAAGGCCAGAGAGAGGTTGCGGGCCTGGTCAAGCAGAGTGAAAAGATAACGATAGGTAAAGAGAAATAGAATCAAGAGCTTTTCCGGGACTCCCAGGGCCCTTGCAGCCCTTACCGTTTCGAAGAGCGGGGCGGTGGCAACCAAGGCCAGAAAAAAGATGAAACAGGCCAGAATCTTGCATAACACCGTTATCGCTAATGTCAAACCGGGGAGAGCGAGTGGGGCCGAGGTTGGCGTTCTGTTCCCGAAGAGGGCCAGGAAGATGGCCAGGATCAGGGCCAGTCCGGCCGGGGCCCGCAGATGCCACAATACGAAACCAAGAGGGAGCCGGGATAGGAGAAGCAAGGCC is from Thermosulfurimonas sp. F29 and encodes:
- a CDS encoding Lrp/AsnC family transcriptional regulator, with amino-acid sequence MSLRAYILINTQIGKTAEVARSLLAMPEVKKLDIIMGPYDIIAEVETENHDTLSEVVLKKLQAIPSIQHTMTCPVVKLEEAH
- a CDS encoding energy-coupling factor transporter transmembrane protein EcfT, with product MHLPEIDRYGRGESPLHNLDERLKLLALALFLLAVNLTWDLSRALLFLGVSVALLLLSRLPLGFVLWHLRAPAGLALILAIFLALFGNRTPTSAPLALPGLTLAITVLCKILACFIFFLALVATAPLFETVRAARALGVPEKLLILFLFTYRYLFTLLDQARNLSLALQARGFREGTNRRTYEIKARLYALLFLRAYEDTEKVLLAMYARGFSSPKVPPLEPLTPRQLLKASPLLGLAILLLLGNFFW